One Leptospira barantonii genomic window, GGTCAAAAAGATTTTGAATCTGATTCTGCTCGGTGCAATTGCATTTTCATTCACTCTTTGCTCCTCCGCTGAAAAAAAAGAGGAATCTGCCCCTGAGCCCTCTTCACAAGAGCAATCTGCCGCGGCAAACAGAAACGTTGATGTAAATTCTCCGCAAGCAATCGCTGACTCCTTGAACGATAAACTGAAAGATTTCAGATATCCGGACGGCTTAACTCGTCCAGGATTCAGCTACAAAAAAGCGGACGTAAACGCTGGTGATTTCAGCGAGTGGTCAAAAGTAAACGCTCCAGTGATCAAAGAAGGTCTCGGAAAACTTCCTGATAGCTACGCTCTTGAAATTACAGGTCACACCGATGCGGTAGGTCCTGAACAAGCAGAAGGCGACAAAAAAGGAAATATCTTTTACTCTGAACTTCGCGCAAATGCGGTTAAACAAGCTCTGATTAAACAAGGAATTCCTGCGAATCGTATCGCTACGAAAGGCGCTGGTTCTTCCGAGCCTGTTTCTGGTTTGGATGCAAAAGACGCTAAAAACAGAAGAGTTACCTTCCGTTTCGCGACTTCCGCTCCTCAACAATAATTCAATAATCAGTAATCTGATTCAAAAGGGGCGATGAGAAATCATCGCCTTTTTTATTTTGGAGAGGGGTTTTATATTTTTCCAAACTCGTTTATAAAACCCTCTTTACAAACACATAAGGAAATGCTGATAGACCTCGAGCATCGGTTGTTAAACCAAATCTGAGCGGGGCATAACTCGAATCAACTGTAGGTCCAGCCACACTTGTTGAAGGATAACCATTGAGCTGTACTCCACGTGGAATTCCATCACCGATAGAACCTGCGGCTATCAAAGAACCTGCGCCCCCACCCGCACCCCCTTGCGGTATATCAAATGAAATGGATGTAGAAGCAGCGTGTCTGTGACCCTGGAACCGATCTCGTCTCCTCAATCCTCCGATCCATTCACCGTCTGAATCCATTACGGAAACGAAGCCGCGCCCTTGAACTGCAAAGTGACGAATCTGGTTCGTAATCGTAGTCCCTTGGACTGCATCCGGAAGACGATGTTTATAAAACCTCACCTTAACCCCGGAGAGCGAGCCACTCGAATTTGCAGCGGCGCAGGTAAAATTAATGGTTCGACTCGAAGTGGAGATTGCAGTAATCGCCAATGTTGTATTCGCCGGAACCGCGCCTACAGCCTGCAAAATAGTTCCTGTTATCCAATTCGTAAAAGAACCATGAACTAAATTTTCCTCCGCGAGAGCATTGATCATCTTTTGACAGGGAGTCGTATTCGCAAATGTCACCGTAAGAACATTGCTCGCAATCGTGTAACTAACCGCATCAAAATCGATTACGTTCGTTCCGAGCGGATCATAACGTAACGGCTTATTCAACCAATACGAAACTAAGTCCGGCATTCCACCCGTTCCGCTTGCATTGATCAATTGATCAGGGGAAGCCAAACAAAACGCAGGAAAATCCGTAGACGGCACTCGAAGCTCGTCCATCCAGAACATCTCTCCTAAGTATTTTTTCTCCTGCTTAAAAACGGTATCCGTGAAATTCTTAAAGAAAAGATAAACCTGATTGATCCCCTTCACAAATTTCAACGGATTGTTAACATCCGGGTTGATAGCTGTCACGATATCCGAATGCAAATCCGTTAATAGGCCAGTCTTAACCGAAGTAGATTGTTTTCCCTCGGTTACTTCGTTATCTTTAATGCGAAGACCTCTGATCCCTCGGTAGACTCTAAGATCGTTTCCTAAAGTTACGACACCGGAAACATTTGTAGAAACCGCTCGTAAAGCAATATCACCGGAAATCAACGCGCCTTGTCTTGCGATGATCTCATAAGAATTATCTCTCCAAGTGATCGGGCCATCATCCGGCATATTCATAGGACTAGTATATGCAGTTTCTTGAAATTTGTGCCTGACCACCAAAGTACAAGAAGCATTATTCGGAACTAAAATACCGATCGTTGGCGGCACTACGATTCGTTTTCCATCCTCATCATAAGCGACGAGTGAATCGGTTAAATCTACTTTGCTCGCCGTCGAACTAATTACAATTGTTCCTCCACAATCGATTCCTGAACCGAACGCATCCAAATCTCGATTGATAATTTCCTGACTCTTAGATTCCTGTTCTTTCTTCCAATCCTCTGGAAAAACTCGTTTTCCTAAACTTGGAAATTCTATTCCTGATAATTTATCCATAATTATAAGACCCTCTTAACAAACACATAAGGAAAAGCTGATAGACCTCGAGCATCGGTGGTTTTGCCAAGTCGAGGAGAACCATTTGTTCCGTCGGATTTAGCTTCTTTTACTATCGATTGTCCGATTGAACTTCCAGCGGTATCACCACCTTGAATATAACTTCGCGATACAGTGATATCCTGGCTCATAAAATCCCCGCCGATCGTATTGTGATGGTGTCCTTGAAATCTATCCCTTCTTCTCAAACCACCGATCCAATCGCTATCCGCATCCATCACCGAAACAAAGCCGCGTCCTTGAATTGCAAAATGACGAACCTGATTCGTGATCGTGGTTCCCGGCGTTATATCCGGTAATCTGTGTTTGTAAAAACGAACTTTAACCCCTGTTAAAGAACCGCTCGAATTCGCCGCTGTGCAAGAAAAGCTGATCGTTCTACTTCCGCTATTGATCGCCGAAATCACCAAAGTTGCGTTAGCAGGAATTGCTCCTATTGTCTGCAACAAAGTTCCGGTCATCCAATTCGTAAACGAACCGTGAACTAACTGATCTTCAGCTAAGGCGTCTATCATTTTCTGACAAGCAGGCGTATTTGTAAAAGTCAACGTAAGGACATTACTCGCTATTGTATAACTCGTGGCATCAAAATCGATTACGTTTGTTCCAAGTGGATCGTAACGTAATGGCTTATTCAGCCAATAGGAAACTAGGTCCGGCATTCCACCCGTCCCGCTTGCGTTGATCAGCTGATCCGCAGAAGCCAAACAAAACGCGGGAAAATCAGTCGACGGTGCTCGAAGCTCGTCCATCCAGAACATCTCTCCCAAAAACTTCCGTTCTTGTTTAAAGACGACTTCCGCGAAATTCTTAGAATAAAGATAACTCTGATTGATTCCTTTCACAAGTTTGAGCGGATTGTTCGCGTCCGGATTGATGAAAGCAAGCAAATCGGTATGCAGATCCGTAACAAGCCCCGTTTTTACGGATGCGGATTGTTTTTCTTCCGTTACTTGCCCGTCTTTGATACCGTTTGTGGAAACACCTCTCCAAATTCTTAGATCGGTTCCAAGTGTGACCGCACCGGAAGCGTTAGACGAAATTGATCTCAACGGAATATCGCCCGAGACAAGAGAACCTTGTCTTGCTAAAATCTCGAAAGAATTATCTCTCCAAACGTTCGGGCCGTCGCTCGGAAGATTCGAAGGACTATCGTATAACGTTTCCATAAACTTATGACGAATCACAAGCGTACACGTAACGTTATTCGGGACGGGAATACCCGCGACCGGAGCGGCTTCGATTCTTTTTCCTTCCGCGTCGTAAGCGACGATCGTATCGATCAAATCCACTCGATTCGATCCCGAACCCACGACGATCGTTCCACCCGATTGTAATCCGAAACCGACAAGATCCAAGTCTCGATTGATGATCTCCTGGCTTTTCGATTCCTGTTCCTTCTTCCAATCTTCAGGAAAAACCCTTTTGCTCACGCTTGGAAAAGTAATACCCGACAATTTATCCATGAACAGCTCCTTCAAAGGAAGGAAAATCGATTTCGATCGCTTCCAATTCGTTATAAAGAACGTTTACGTTCGTTTTTACGTTATTCTGAATTTGAGTGACTAACTCTCTTTTGATTTTTTTGCAAACGCCGCAGTAAGATTCGTATGAGTTCGCTTTAGCAAGAATTGAACTTGCAAGTTCCGTAATATCATCGTCTTCCATCGTTTTTGATTCGCTTACAAGCGCGATTAAGGAGGACTTTAAATTCTCCCTTTCCTGAGAATTTGCAGAAAGCCATTGTTTAGCTTGAGGACTTAAAATCGGCCAAGAAAGAGGTTCGCTTTGGGGATACCTGCAAAGAATCTGATCCAAGGCTTCGTCGAACTTAGAATGAATTTTTCGGATCTTTTTTTCTTTATAAGAAGAGATCGTTAAAAGACCGCATTGAAGAAGTTCAAGCTCCGACTTCGGAACGAGTCTTTCATCTTCGATCTTCATGTCTTCCGGAACGGAGATCAAACCTCGATCCGCTTTTTCGGAAAGGGAGAATTCCTTTAACTCGCCCGCTTCGAACTTATATCCTTCCGGAGGAAAGGAAATTCCCTGGTGAATTTTTTTCTTCAGACTCTCCGACTTGTCCCGATTAAAAAGTTCGATCTCCAGTTCTATCGAAGACAAATTAGAGCTCGGATATTCTTCCAGACTTTCGGAAGAATAAACAAATATTTTTTCCATAATTGCTCCTAACGGAGCGATCGAGTAGAGGCGGATAAAAACATTCCGCTTTTTATATATTTAATAGATTGAATATTCTTTTAATTTTTCAGCCCTGCGCGAATGAAACTTGTTCGATACGGAGCCGCCCATGACAAAAGGTTCGAACGTCCCTTGTTCTTCCCAAAATTCGCAGACGTTACCACCCACATTCACATTCTCCATAGAACGAACCAATTCGGCTCGATCGAACGAATCTGAAAGTTTCGGAAACAAAAATCGATAACGAAATAGAACGTATTTGCGAGACATCATTCTTCCGTCGATCGGGCCGCCCATAACGAAACAATTTTTTGATTCTTCCGTTTCATAAACTTTGGAATATCGGATTTCGCTCGAATCGAGTCCGGTGGAAAATTGAACGACCTGTCTTTTCGAAGAGACCGACGCGATCGACATTTTAAAAAGTTTCGCCATTAAAAGTCTGTTTCGATACAGCTCGTCTGTTTCTCCCGGAAGTTTTGCGATCTTATACCTGGCACCCCACAAAATTAATCCGAAACCGTCGCTGGTTTCAAGCCACATCTGTCTATACAACCAACTCAGCCTCGCCGCTCTTTCGTTTAGAATGGAAAGAATGGATTTCAATAACTTATACCATAAGCTGGATTGTCCAAGTTTTCGAATGAGGTTTCTCTGATTTTTCCAAACAACGGAATCGAAATCGAATATGAATTTATCAGACATACACTGCGCCTATCGTTTGAAATCCGGGACCTGCGTTCGCCAACGAGCCTACGGGAACATCAACATTTCCTAATGGATTGAATTCCACATCGATACAATTGGGAAGAACTTGATACAAAGCCTTCAATTGCGCGTCCACGAAATCCTGTCCTTCGCTCAAAGAAAGAAAGTATTCGTCCTTGATTTGATCCAAAACGACCTGGCTCGGAATCGTATCCGAAGAAGAGAACTTCACCGTAACCGTTTTGTTCACGAGTGTTTCCGAAATATTATCGACTAACACGTGTGCTACGCCGCCCGGATCGTTTTCCTCCGAATTAAAATGATCTTTTACTTGATCGAGTTGAGAAACGTTCAACGTTCCCACGGTTCCTTGCACAAGAACTTTCACTTCCCCGTCCGTCTTCAACGTCTTCGCACTTTTGAAGATCGCTCTTTTTACGAAAGAAAAAGTTTCCGCTTCTCCCTTATACCAAGCAGGGGTCCATTTCGATGAAACACCTTCAGCATTTTGCAAGCGAGCCCTTACCGAAGTTCTGGTTTCCCTATACTGACCTTGTTGAATCGGATTGATTTCTATGTTGGAAACAAAGTTGATTCCATCCGGTGGGTTTTCGATCAAGTTGATTGCACCCGCAACCACGTTTCCGATCGGACCGTCTACCGTACATTGAACAAGAGCTTCGACCGTAAACTTTTCTTGTGTATCGGCGGCGGTTCCCGCAGGAAGAATCAAAGCGTCCTTAAGAAAGAATCTTATTTTCTGATCTTCGTTACCGGAAGTCGTAACGATCAAAGACTGAGGGATTTCCCGATCCACCGAAGGTTGAACCGAAGATCCGATTCTCACCTTGAGAATCGAAGGAAGCGCCGGTTTCCATTGCATTCCTCTTCGAATCAAGTGTTCGTGCAACGCGTCGTCTTCCGCAGTATGAGGATGAATCGCTTTCTGAACGGAGATAAGATCCGTATCTATGAATAAAAAAACCGCGTTGGAAACCGCGCGTAGAATCGAAAACGTTTTCGAAGTTGGACCGAAAGTATGATTCTTCAATACTCCGGAAGCCTTTACGCTTTGAAGATGATCCGTAAGAACCTGTTCTTTAGTAATGTTTAAATTCATCGATTGCCTCCATATTACTTCATTAGAATTCCTTTAACCGATTCTCCCGTTTTTAATCGGAAATCGACAACGATCCGACTTTCCACGTCAAGTGTCACGTCGATCGATTTCAAATCGATCGCGGGATGTAACCTTAAAATCCTTTCGGCGTCTCGGATTCGAGCCGCCTGATCCCCGTACTCGGTCGAGTTCAACGCGATTCTTTGTCTACTATAGATCTCGGGATAGTCGATATCGTCGGCGACGGTCATCTCGAACATTTCCCGAACCTCCGATAAAACGATTCTTACCGAGTTCGCGTCGCTTAACAAATCGTCGTCCGAAGCGTCCAAAGTCAAATCTCCGAATCGAATCGGATCGTTCCCAAAATCGATCATCAGGTTCCTGCCTTCGGTTTACTCGAAACGGACGGTCCGACCGGGGTATCCACGTAATCCGTCAAGTGAGACGATAAACCCACCGAATTGGAAGATTCCGCAAACGCGGTGATTTCTTTTTTTGCATCCAACTTTCCGGTAGTTTTAAAATCGCCTTCCTGTTCTACGTTTCCGCGGATCTTGAACGTTTTTCCCCCGAGATCCAAAAGAAAACCATCGTCTTCGAGCGTAACCTTAATTATATTTTTATAATTTATATAAGCCTTATGTTCTTGGATTTCCAGTTCGACCTGATCCGCGACCTTCGTTTTGATCGAATCTATCTTTTCGAACGCAAACGCTGTGTATCTTTTTTCAAGATTGTCCCTTGCAATCAAAAGACATTTCGAACCCGTTCTCGGAACCACCGGCTCCGTCCAAGTTACGTTATAGATGAAGTCTTCTGAAACTTTTACGGTTAAGAGTTTATTATCCGAGTCCACGGAATCTATGATTCCGGACTTCGCGAAAAACATCGGAAATCCGATCTTCCATGCTTGAACGATCGCTTGTATGAGAGTTCTATCCGCCATTCTTCCCCTTTATTTTCCCCGATTCGATTTCGAACTTCCGCTCTTCGGCGGCTCGTGATAAAAGCCGGGATAAATTTCCTGACGATAGCCGTTCATATTAAATTTTTTGATTACACGATCCACGAAAGCCTTTGCGCTTCTGGAAGAATCTTCAGGGTCTTGAATATCGATGATCTGAGAATGTGTGATCGAAGGAAAACCGAAGGAAAGAAATTTCCCTTTGAATCCCGAGCCGCATTTTTCGTCGAAAATTTCCTTTGCTCTTTTTTCTGCGCCTTGAGAATCCAAACCGTCGATTTCGTAATAACGTGATTCTCCCTGTCCGTGTTCCCCTCTGTATGTTTGTCCCGTTTTCGGATTTTCACCGCGAACTACGATTTGGAAGGGTTTGCTTTCCTGCGGAGTCAATTCATCTTCTATAATATTCTCTCCGAATCGAAAGATCGGAAATTTTTCCTTTTTCGAAGACGCGCTTCCGCTTTGAGAATTCGATCCGCTCGTTTTCGAAGTAAGACTCAAATCCGGGTGAGAATATGCTTTTTGAACCACCAATTTCCAATCGTGAAAGAATACATCGACCCCGTGCGTTTTCTTGAGTTCCGATAGCGCATAACGCGCTGATTTTTTCGCGCATCGAATATCCACCGTACGTTTGATATCCGAGTCCCTTACTAAGATCGAAATATCCGATTTGATCTGTGGATGAATACAATCGTTTAGAAACGTCATCAACGGCTTTTGATGATAGTCCTGAGTCATGATTTTTCTCTGACAAAAGAAGAACGGATCCACACATTTCAATTCCAGCGGAACCTTAGGACTGATTTCCAAAACATAGCCGTTGAATTCCGGAAAAAGTCCGTATCTCGTATATCCCGCCTTCCAAGTGACCTTCGAGAATTTTACGATCGAATCCTTTTTCAAATTCTTATATTTAGGAAGTTTTATCTTCAATATGTCCGTGGGAATTTCACGAGAAGATTCCAACGTCACCTCCGTGACGGCGGGAAACTTAGCATTAGAGATTTCTAATTCTTGAATCAGTGTGAACATCAGGCCGCCGTCCTTTTTTTAGCGTTGGCGAGTTCGGTTTTTGAAACGAGCGCTTCTATGTATAAAGTGGAACCCACGTTCTCATACGGCTGAATGTTCGAATTGTCTTCCCTAATCTTTCCCGAAAAATGTTCGGTTCCGTAATGAAGCGCGCTAATGGATTCGTAGGTTTCTCCGTTTGAAATCGTATGGAAACGATTCTCCGTCAAAGGATCGGGGATTTCGATCAAGATTCCCGACTCAAGATTTGTCCAATCATCAATTTGAGGGTTCATATCCAGGATCAATCTCCATATCTCCCACTTTCCGTAATAACGAGCCGAAAGTCTCTGAAGAGTATCATTGTTTCTTAATACGTAAAATTGACTCATAAGGATGACTCCACAGCGCTGTTTTTAGATTCCACCGAAGCAAGATCCAAATCGTATTCTTCATCGGATA contains:
- the loa22 gene encoding OmpA family outer membrane lipoprotein Loa22, producing the protein MVKKILNLILLGAIAFSFTLCSSAEKKEESAPEPSSQEQSAAANRNVDVNSPQAIADSLNDKLKDFRYPDGLTRPGFSYKKADVNAGDFSEWSKVNAPVIKEGLGKLPDSYALEITGHTDAVGPEQAEGDKKGNIFYSELRANAVKQALIKQGIPANRIATKGAGSSEPVSGLDAKDAKNRRVTFRFATSAPQQ
- a CDS encoding baseplate J/gp47 family protein; protein product: MNLNITKEQVLTDHLQSVKASGVLKNHTFGPTSKTFSILRAVSNAVFLFIDTDLISVQKAIHPHTAEDDALHEHLIRRGMQWKPALPSILKVRIGSSVQPSVDREIPQSLIVTTSGNEDQKIRFFLKDALILPAGTAADTQEKFTVEALVQCTVDGPIGNVVAGAINLIENPPDGINFVSNIEINPIQQGQYRETRTSVRARLQNAEGVSSKWTPAWYKGEAETFSFVKRAIFKSAKTLKTDGEVKVLVQGTVGTLNVSQLDQVKDHFNSEENDPGGVAHVLVDNISETLVNKTVTVKFSSSDTIPSQVVLDQIKDEYFLSLSEGQDFVDAQLKALYQVLPNCIDVEFNPLGNVDVPVGSLANAGPGFQTIGAVYV
- a CDS encoding LIC10183 family protein; protein product: MIDFGNDPIRFGDLTLDASDDDLLSDANSVRIVLSEVREMFEMTVADDIDYPEIYSRQRIALNSTEYGDQAARIRDAERILRLHPAIDLKSIDVTLDVESRIVVDFRLKTGESVKGILMK
- a CDS encoding tail protein X; this encodes MSQFYVLRNNDTLQRLSARYYGKWEIWRLILDMNPQIDDWTNLESGILIEIPDPLTENRFHTISNGETYESISALHYGTEHFSGKIREDNSNIQPYENVGSTLYIEALVSKTELANAKKRTAA